From the genome of Zalophus californianus isolate mZalCal1 chromosome 6, mZalCal1.pri.v2, whole genome shotgun sequence, one region includes:
- the NR2E3 gene encoding photoreceptor-specific nuclear receptor produces MGFPALPPTLPARKISTQSRFFLILYDTPEVPDQVLIQKMSFPLNAHPTPPLVIRPLRQSPLKYRETKFPLIAPSHKLFFDALLLQVHRATSNTLTSATSTIEDLRSRRQLEKSSNSISCLQTGAGPSLQCRVCGDSSSGKHYGIYACNGCSGFFKRSVRRRLIYRCQVGAGMCPVDKAHRNQCQACRLKKCLQEGMNQDAVQNERQPRSTAQLRLASVESDPEPRLEALGAPLAPAGPSPRGPTPVSAARALGPGALTPPGHHHFMASLITAETCAKLEPEDADENIDVTSDDPEFPSSPYSSSSPCGLDSIHETSARLLFMAVKWAKNLPVFSNLPFRDQVILLEEAWSELFLLGAIQWSLPLDTCPLLAAPEAPAAGSSQGRLALASTESRILQETISRFRALAVDPTEFACMKALVLFKPETRGLKDPEHVEALQDQSQVMLSQHSKAHHPSQPVRFGKLLLLLPSLRFITSERVELLFFRKTIGNTPMEKLLCDMFKN; encoded by the exons ATGGGCTTCCCGGCCCTCCCACCTACCTTACCTGCCCGGAAAATCTCCACACAGTCTCGTTTCTTTTTGATTCTG TATGACACGCCAGAGGTTCCTGACCAAGTCCTAATACAGAAAATGTCCTTCCCGCTCaatgcccaccccaccccacccctggtaATCCGGCCCTTGAGGCAATCGCCTCTAAAATACAGAGAAACCAAATTCCCACTAATTGCTCCATCACATAAACTCTTCTTTGATGCTCTG TTATTGCAAGTACATCGGGCTACCTCTAATACTCTGACTAGTGCTACCAGCACCATCGAGGATCTTAGATCCCGGAGACAACTTGAGAAGTCCTCTAATTCCATTTCCTGTCTTCAAACAG GCGCGGGCCCCTCGCTGCAGTGTCGCGTGTGCGGGGACAGCAGCAGCGGGAAGCACTATGGCATCTACGCCTGCAACGGCTGCAGCGGCTTCTTCAAGAGGAGCGTGCGGCGGAGGCTCATCTACCG GTGCCAGGTGGGGGCGGGGATGTGCCCGGTGGACAAGGCCCACAGGAACCAGTGCCAGGCCTGCCGGCTGAAGAAGTGCCTGCAGGAGGGCATGAACCAGGACG CTGTGCAGAATGAGCGCCAGCCGCGGAGCACGGCCCAGCTCCGGCTGGCCAGCGTGGAGTCAGACCCGGAGCCCCGGCTGGAGGCCCTGGGGGCCCCCCTGGCCCCGGCGGGGCCCAGCCCACGGGGCCCCACGCCTGTTTCTGCAGCCagagccctggggcctggggccctcACGCCGCCGGGGCACCACCACTTCATGGCCAGCCTTATAACAGCCGAAACATGTGCTAAGCTGGAGCCAGAGGATG CCGACGAGAATATTGATGTCACCAGCGATGATCCGGAGTTTCCCTCATCCCCATACTCCTCCTCATCACCCTGTGGCCTGGACAGCATCCATGAGACATCAGCTCGCCTTCTCTTCATGGCTGTCAAGTGGGCCAAGAACCTGCCCGTGTTCTCCAACCTGCCCTTCCGCGATCAG GTGATCCTGCTGGAGGAGGCATGGAGTGAACTCTTCCTCCTCGGGGCCATACAGTGGTCTCTGCCTCTGGACACCTGCCCACTGCTGGCCGCACCCGAGGCTCCCGCTGCCGGCAGCTCCCAGGGCCGGTTGGCTCTGGCCAGCACTGAGAGCCGCATCCTGCAGGAAACAATCTCACGGTTCCGAGCGTTGGCGGTGGACCCCACAGAGTTTGCCTGCATGAAGGCCCTGGTCCTCTTCAAACCAG AAACTCGGGGCCTGAAGGATCCTGAGCACGTGGAGGCCTTGCAGGACCAgtcccaagtgatgctgagccAGCACAGCAAGGCGCACCACCCCAGCCAGCCTGTGAG